A genomic stretch from Strongyloides ratti genome assembly S_ratti_ED321, chromosome : 1 includes:
- a CDS encoding E3 ubiquitin-protein ligase ARIH2 has translation MSESDYSYNSDDDDNYYYSNNDYDLDLDVVEEVNEEDLKDLSKAIDAETITKDDVVEIIESNVESVKCQISGVFTTDQIRHLLFRTKFNNEEVIKKLKDNPDSFLIDHKLLPMEDDVRKCKRIKKNETLNDGAFNSTECLICCSQFDLKEHMKLKSNCKHCFCKSCWFNHIKNQVDMNNAANITLSQVTKDNNKISFELYNNYMKTLCNEYIEVHPKMIKCPGTDCLSVIFAENASYKEFHAPANCSNMIKWKRKCEDDSETSNYIRAHTKECPKCHTTIEKNGGCNHMTCKFCNNEFCYVCLGQWKEHGTSYYNCSKYNDDMRAKTEKNISKAASELKKYLHYFGRWDNHLKSLKLEEELREKIKERINEKINKNEGTWIDWQYLYEAAEVLTKCRFTLMHCYPEAYYFTENSPEKELFEYQLNMFEKAVEDLSCLCMAIAERNRKAVISEYYKKFK, from the exons atgtcagAGAGCGACTATTCCTACAATTCagatgatgatgataatt ATTACTATAGCAATAATGATTATGACTTAGATTTGGATGTTGTTGAGGAAGTTAATGAGGAAGATCTTAAAGATTTATCTAAAGCAATAGACGCAGAGACAATAACAAAAGATGATGTTGTTGAAATTATTGAATCTAATGTAGAATCTGTGAAATGCCAAATATCAGGAGTATTTACAACAGATCAAATTCGGCATCTACTTTTTAGGACTAAATTTAACAATGAagaagttattaaaaaattaaaagataatccAGATAGTTTCTTAATTGATCATAAACTTCTTCCAATGGAAGATGATGTAAGAAAGTGTAAacgtattaaaaaaaatgaaacattaAATGATGGTGCTTTTAATAGCACAGAATGTCTTATTTGTTGTTCACaatttgatttaaaagaACATATGAAATTAAAGAGTAATTGTAAACATTGTTTTTGTAAAAGTTGTTGGTttaatcatattaaaaatcaagTTGATATGAATAATGCTGCTAATATAACAT TAAGTCAGGTTAcgaaagataataataagataTCTTTCGAattgtataataattatatgaaaaCATTATGTAACGAATATATAGAAGTACATCCAAAAATGATAAAGTGCCCAGGAACAGATTGTTTATCAGTAATATTTGCTGAAAATGCATCATACAAAGAA TTTCATGCTCCGGCAAATTGTTCAAATATGATTAAATGGAAACGTAAATGTGAAGATGATTCAGAGACATCAAATTATATTAGAGCACATACAAAAGAATGCCCAAAATGTCACACAACAATAGAAAAAAACGGGGGTTGTAACCATATGACTTGCAAGTTTTGCAATAACGAGTTTTGTTAT GTGTGTCTTGGTCAATGGAAAGAACATGGAACTTCTTATTATAATTGTTCCAAATATAATGATGATATGAGAGCAAAaacagaaaaaaatataagtaaaGCTGCTTCtgagttaaaaaaatatctacaTTACTTTGGAAGATGGgataatcatttaaaaagtttaaaattagaaGAAGAACTTAgggaaaaaattaaagaacgGATTAAcgaaaaaattaacaaaaatgagGGGACATGGATAGATTGGCAATATTTGTATGAAGCTGCAGAAGTACTAACTAAATGTCGATTTACACTAATGCATTGTTATCCAGAagcatattattttacaGAAAATAGTCCAGAGAAAGAATTa tttgaatatcaattaaatatgtTTGAAAAAGCGGTTGAAGATTTATCATG TTTATGTATGGCAATTGCAGAAAGGAATAGGAAGGCTGTTATAAgtgaatattataaaaaattcaaatag
- a CDS encoding Tyrosine-protein kinase Fps85D, with amino-acid sequence MTITVVKNNNLSKLKDIQKAPYYHGFLPREDINKMLQHIGDFLVRLSIPVPNEHQTYILSVVKAGQCNGKPIKELKHFIISKSNDDKYTIFDSFFSSIVELVEFYLSSHNDITNNQKVFLKTPIKRKEWQISNKNIILIKKLGEGAFAQVWLAQFHDEISKKDIPAAAKVAKLEKLTKVQIQEIMKEARIMRRLNHPNVIKMYGVAADEEPLIYGAALGLNYLHENKIIHRDVALRNCLVCENEQCKISDFGLSSEESESALQEDTKVPVKWMPLEVIRDKTFYSSSDVWSFGILLWEIFNDGADPYGNMGNEEIIRKVFKDNYRLELPNEISESFRNFITKKMWSCNYTERPTMKEVSNEIFSQIPNTKNEASNNDC; translated from the exons atgacAATAAcagttgttaaaaataataatttatctaaattaaaagatattcaAAAAGCACCATATTATCATGGATTTCTTCCTCGTgaagatataaataaaatgctCCAACATATAGGAGATTTTCTTGTTCGCCTCTCTATTCCTGTTCCCAATGAACATCAAACATATATTTTGTCAGTTGTAAAAGCAGGTCAATGTAATGGTAAACCAATTAAAGAACTAAAACATTTCATCATATCAAAATCAAATGATgataaatatacaatttttgattcatttttttcatcgATTGTAGAGTTGGTTGAATTTTATCTTTCATCACATAATGACATCACAAATaatcaaaaagtttttttaaaaacccCAATAAAAAGGAAGGAGTGGCAgataagtaataaaaatataattttaataaaaaaattag gtGAAGGAGCTTTTGCTCAGGTTTGGTTGGCACAATTTCATGatgaaatttcaaaaaaagatatacCTGCTGCTGCAAAAGTTgcaaaattagaaaaattaacaaaagtaCAGATACAAGAAATAATGAAGGAGGCAAGAATAATGAGAAGATTAAATCATccaaatgtaataaaaatgtatggAGTTGCAGCAGATGAGGAACCTTTAAT tTATGGTGCTGCATTAggattaaattatttacatgaaaataaaattattcatcGTGATGTTGCATTAAGAAATTGTTTAGTTTGTGAAAATGAACAATGTAAAATATCTGATTTTGGTTTAAGTTCTGAGGAATCTGAGTCAGCTTTACAGGAAGATACTAAAGTTCCCGTAAAATGGATGCCATTAGAAGTTATTAGagataaaactttttactCATCATCAGATGTCTGGTCATTTGGAATACTTTTATgggaaatttttaatgatggAGCTGACCCATATGGAAATATGGGTAATGAAGAAATTATaagaaaagtttttaaagataattatcGTTTAGAATTACCTAATGAAATATCAGAATCATTTcgtaattttattacaaaaaaaatgtggAGTTGTAATTATACAGAACGACCTACAATGAAAGAAGTAagtaatgaaattttttctcaaatacctaatacaaaaaatgaaGCATCTAATAATGATtgttaa
- a CDS encoding Mutagen-sensitive 301, with protein sequence MLISGKQPIKRLLTNKCPSVSSPCKKKPKNNYDSFNESFFDTFNDENKINSKDNVLCSSSKNTNSILNVDNSLAQPKNDSSILKINKNIQNIPEKKVLNNEKKNIFIENNDFSNITTESVFQIIGLSKTSQDIYRKKRKISNLYDWQKECITNKKLLGGRNFILSLQTGAGKTLIAELLMLRETLVKKRSCIMILPYVAIVQEKIVSLSVLEELGIYVEEYAGSKGRIPPVKRKVGRTIYVATIEKGNILINSLVKENRLDEIGLVVIDELHMIGEKGRGAIIEQLILKYNLIGSGQTVGMSATLGNVDLMCKFMNADHFYSDFRPVELIERVKLENNLYDVTKEGNLIFNKKLEIDKKSRSIDNDGIITLIKDIVPAKSVIIFCPTKKNCENKPNEKREEIINNIKNENDGEIEEIMEIGIRAGVAYHHSGLTSEERHWIEYGYQSGILYALCATSTLAAGVNLPARRVIIKQPLVGGEFLGKSQYKQMVGRAGRAGYDDKGESITIVNSKNELKFKSMLKSELNSCQSQMLDGTYLEGFILDLIYLRLAKTKDRVSYYLSRTLAGIQSYDKCFSLMEESLQNLVERDMLKIEDDKFVDTFLGEATFVANFSPDCANLLNSNLLQDLNRGVVFSSHFHLILTLIPYDIGISINWDLFHDEFRSLCQSEKLILAKMNIEERDILNQITSRKRVETGSSAVRLYITFMMMDIWNKIPISNVAKKFNVQKGWLQTTLQSVCSQAQRIQRFSELLEKLWPLKLLLPHVIAKLNECKNLELAPLMNLDCVKFGRAKLLYEKGFKTVKSIADAKPNDLLSSIGQLSLVQARRIIKSAKTAIDDLLVNQEEQRVLYGLTK encoded by the exons atgctaaTTAGTGGAAAGCAACCTATCAAACGATTACTTACCAACAAATGCCCAAGTGTTTCTTCACCATGTAAAAAGAAACCCAAGAATAATTATGATAGTTTTAATGAATCATTTTTTGATACATTTAATGatgaaaacaaaataaacaGTAAAGACAACGTATTATGTTCTTCTTCTAAAAATACTAAttcaatattaaatgttGACAATAGTTTAGCACAACCAAAAAATGAttcttcaattttaaaaattaataaaaatattcag aatatacctgaaaaaaaagttttgaataatgaaaaaaaaaatatatttattgaaaataatgattttagTAACATAACTACTGAAAGTGTCTTTCAAATAATTGGTCTTTCCAAAACAAGTCaagatatatatagaaaaaaaagaaaaatttcaaatttgTATGATTGGCAAAAAGAAtgtattacaaataaaaagttgTTGGGTGGCAGAAACTTTATACTTTCTCTTCAAACAGGTGCTGGAAAAACTTTGATAGCTGAACTTTTAATGCTTAGAGAAACTCTTGTCAAAAAAAGAAGTTGTATAATGATATTACCATATGTAGCAATCGTTCAAGAAAAGATTGTATCGTTATCAGTACTTGAAGAATTAGGGATATATGTAGAAGAGTATGCGGGTTCTAAAGGAAGAATTCCTCCTGTGAAACGGAAAGTAGGAAGAACTATATATGTAGCAACAATTGAAAaaggaaatattttaataaatagtttAGTAAAAGAAAATAGATTAGATGAAATAGGTTTAGTTGTAATTGATGAGTTACATATGATTGGAGAAAAAGGACGTGGTGCTATTATTGAACAATTGAtacttaaatataatttaattggtTCTGGACAAACTGTTGGCATGTCTGCTACATTGGGTAATGTTGATTTAATGTGTAAGTTTATGAATGCAGATCATTTTTACTCAGATTTTCGTCCTGTTGAACTTATTGAAAGAGtcaaattagaaaataatttgtatGATGTTACAAAAGAAGgaaatttaatattcaataaaaaacttGAAATTGACAAAAAATCTAGAAGTATTGATAATGATGGAATTATCACGCTAATAAAAGACATTGTTCCAGCAAAAtctgtaattattttttgtccaacaaaaaaaaattgcgaAAAT aaaccAAATGAGAAACGTGAggaaattataaataatataaaaaatgaaaacgATGGAGAGATTGAAGAAATAATGGAAATAGGTATACGTGCAGGAGTTGCTTACCATCATTCTGGATTAACTAGTGAAGAAAGACATTGGATTGAATATGGCTATCAGAGCGGAATTCTGTATGCGTTATGTGCTACATCGACACTTGCTGCAGGAGTAAATTTGCCTGCCCGACGTGTTATAATTAAACAACCATTGGTTGGTGGTGAATTTTTAGGAAAATCTCAATACAAGCAAATGGTTGGCCGTGCTGGAAGAGCAGGATATGATGATAAAGGTGAAAGTATAACTATtgttaattcaaaaaatgaattaaaatttaaaagtatgcTTAAATCAGAATTGAATTCCTGTCAAAGTCAAATGCTCGATGGAACTTATTTGGAAGgttttattttagatttaatttatttaagaCTGGCCAAAACAAAGGATCGTGtaagttattatttatcaagGACATTGGCTGGAATTCAAAGTTATGACAAATGTTTTTCATTGATGGAAGAAAGTCTACAAAATTTGGTAGAAAGAGATATGCTTAAAATTGAAGATGACAAATTTGTGGATACTTTTTTAGGCGAGGCAACTTTTGTTGCTAATTTTTCTCCAGACTGtgcaaatttattaaatagtaATTTGCTACAAGATTTAAATAGGGGGGTGGTATTCTCATCACATTTTCATTTGATACTTACACTAATTCCATATGATATCGGTATTTCTATAAATTGGGATTTGTTTCATGACGAATTTAGAAGTTTATGCCAATCAGAAAAACTTATATTAGCAAAAATGAACATTGAAGAAAGGGATATTCTTAATCAAATAACTTCCAGGAAAAGGGTTGAGACAGGATCATCGGCTGTAAGGTTATATATTACATTCATGATGATGGACATTTGGAATAAAATTCCCATATCTAATGTTGCAAAGAAATTCAATGTTCAAAAAGGTTGGCTTCAAACCACATTGCAATCTGTATGTTCTCAAGCACAACGAATACAACGTTTTTCAGAactattagaaaaattatggCCTCTGAAGTTACTATTACCTCATGTGATAgcaaaattaaatgaatgcAAAAATCTTGAATTAGCTCCACTTATGAACTTAGATTGTGTTAAATTTGGTAGAGCAAAACTTTTATACGAAAAAGGTTTTAAAACTGTAAAATCTATAGCAGATGCAAAACCTAATGATTTATTATCTTCAATTGGACAACTAAGTTTGGTACAAGCAagaagaataataaaaagtgcAAAGACTGCAATTGATGATTTGCTTGTTAATCAAGAAGAACAAAGAGTTCTATATGGACTAACCAAATAA
- a CDS encoding Zinc finger, HIT-type domain-containing protein: protein MVLTNIEERFNVLKYTVFQTRIIEMKTGRQSNRLATLEKSKILDEVERKKRLKKRLDYLEKDNFQEDPFANLIINKKRPKFEVDDEEDEQKKRKNMSASERKAEIRKKKLRQEHFKQRFRKNFAALLEDEKSNSELPKEIKQLYDKATAPPSRYPARRYCQPCGFPSKYNCLRCGGSYCCIQCRDIHLDTRCMKYTC from the exons ATGGTACTTACTAATAT AGAAGAGCGCTtcaatgttttaaaatatacagtTTTCCaa aCTAGAATTATTGAAATGAAAACAGGAAGGCAATCAa aTCGATTAGCAACTCTTGaaaaatctaaaattttagatgaagttgagagaaaaaaaagattaaaaaaaagattagaTTACCTAGAAAAg gaTAATTTTCAAGAGGATCCTTTTgctaatttaataataaataaaaaaaggcCTAAATTTGAGGTGGATGATGAGGAAgatgaacaaaaaaaaagaaaaaatatgtCAGCAAGTGAAAGAAAAGCAGAAA ttcgtaaaaaaaaattaagacaAGAACATTTTAAACAAAGATTTAGGAAAAATTTTGCTGCTTTACTAGAAGATGAAAAG tCTAATTCAGAACTACcaaaagaaataaaacaattatatgaTAAAGCTACAGCTCCACCATCACGTTATCCGGCAAGGCGTTATTGTCAACCATGTGGTTTTCCATCAAAATATAACTGTCTTCGATGTGGTGGTTCTTATTGTTGCATACAATGTAGAGATATTCATTTAGATACCAg atgCATGAAATACACATGTTAA
- a CDS encoding Ribosomal RNA processing protein 1 homolog yields MQDKALLHEDLCDRIVAVHDIFKRANERISFYYCLLSFIDKNILSIDKWRINKFLMLVRRIFRHIFSYTSKNSWNESICQKYIEMIDKNIFNNEERQFSNVMISHIVSVFMDEFDKALNNVPCEPEQQFIWYAPFLKALEKRATSDYVFERITKEIFEGILIIIEMENNDDTAIDKSNYRFPLSHISNSIFNIAKSDSTKSKRRKVLYNIVEKFKLAEKKYN; encoded by the coding sequence ATGCAAGACAAAGCATTATTACATGAAGATTTATGTGATAGAATTGTTGCAGTTcatgatatatttaaaagagcAAATGAACGAATATCATTTTACTATTGCTTGTTATCATTTATTGACAAAAATATCCTTTCAATAGACAAATGGAGAATTAATAAGTTTTTGATGTTAGTGCGGCGTATATTTAGGCATATATTTAGCTATACCTCAAAAAATAGTTGGAATGAATCTATTTGCCAAAAGTATATTGAAatgattgataaaaatatatttaataatgaagAAAGACAATTTTCTAATGTTATGATTTCACATATAGTATCAGTGTTTATGGATGAATTTGATAAAGCTTTGAATAATGTTCCATGTGAACCTGAACAACAATTTATATGGTATGCACCATTTTTAAAAGCATTGGAAAAAAGGGCTACTTCTGATTATGTATTCGAAAGAATAACTAAGGAAATTTTTGAGggtattttaattattatagaaatggaaaataatgatgataCTGCAATTGATAAATCGAATTATCGTTTTCCTCTCAGTCATATTAGTAATAGTATTTTCAATATTGCAAAATCTGATAGTACAAAATCAAAAAGACGTAAAGTACTTTACAATAttgttgaaaaatttaaacttgctgagaaaaaatataattaa
- a CDS encoding AT08017p, which produces MDERLRNGGRESSPDNMMDEDESSLIRHLIRSHNMRRPVTSNSNNIPVNQRIQFERNNRGEVNEHRARLDPDTITFGNGLGSLQDLLGGRYSEYDRNDHPRQNVIPRILNSQASSRNQILHRLVNNSSRYIRENADMAPAISSRPYTIERVREEAVEAKKWLLVCIKEHSNTSSIHLNNILHDTTVRHVIDSNYSFVSYYKSDEDGQKLKMFYKLNSFPIVLILDPRTGEEVATVPSNVDATTFCDYLLNFIDKYSNFLDKDAEYKKIKRRFNGDCNDDIEQPSTSKKFRSNENDSVNIIVENGTKLTTIDQDDYKKFSGYPSNESSPVYIIVQFPDGKRLPMNVYDNATLKALFLFIGGHGYNVREFYIIYGYPKKMIDYTQADRTLKSMGFGKRELIFIDKK; this is translated from the exons ATGGATGAAAGATTAAGAAATGGAGGAAGAGAAAGTTCTCCTGATAATATGATGGATGAAGATGAAAg ttCATTAATAAGACATCTCATTAGATCGCATAATATGAGAAGACCGGTAACATCTAATTCTAACAATATACCTGTAAATCAAAGGATACAATTTGAAAGAAATAATAGAGGTGAAGTAAATGAACATAGAGCCCGTCTGGATCCAGATACCATTACTTTTGGAAACGGGTTAGGATCATTACAAGATTTATTGGGTGGAAGATATAGTGAATATGATCGAAATGATCATCCAAGGCAGAATGTTATTCCTAGAATCTTGAATTCTCAAGCTTCATCTCGTAATCAAATATTACATAGATTAGTAAATAATTCATCTAGATATATAAGAGAAAATGCTGATATGGCACCAGCGATTTCATCTCGTCCTTATACAATTGAGCGTGTACGTGAAGAGGCTGTCGAAGCTAAAAAATGGTTATTAGTATGTATTAAGGAACACTCAAATACATCATCAATTCatctaaataatattttacatgaTACAACAGTGAGACACGTGATTGATAGTAATTATTCTTTTGTTAGCTACTATAAATCAGATGAAGATGGACAGAAACTCAAGATGTTTTACAAACTTAATAGTTTTCCTATTGTATTGATTCTTGATCCTAGAACCGGTGAAGAAGTTGCAACAGTACCAAGTAATGTCGATGCCACAACATTTTGTGACTAtttacttaattttattgataaatattctAACTTTTTGGACAAGGACgctgaatataaaaaaat AAAAAGACGTTTTAATGGCGATTGTAATGATGATATAGAACAACCATCAACAAGCAAAAAATTTAGGAGTAATGAGAATGATTCCGTTAATATTATTGTGGAGAACGGGACAAAATTAACTACTATAGATCAAgatgattataaaaagttcTCTGGTTATCCGTCTAATGAATCATCTCCTGTTTATATAATAGTTCAGTTTCCAGATGGTAAAAGGTTGCCTATGAATGTTTATGACAATGCAACATTAAAagctttatttttatttattggtGGACATGGATATAATGTTAgagaattttatattatttatggaTATCCAAAGAAAATGATAGATTATACACAAGCAGATAGAACGCTTAAGTCAATGGGCTTTGGAAAAAGGGAACTAATTTTCATCGATAAgaaatag
- a CDS encoding PTB/PI domain and Pleckstrin homology-like domain-containing protein produces the protein MPSLSNIKETSLFNLPFKKKRSYTINPPDDQYNVTYLGNVLTIIGKGNASIEKPLNLIWKTFCQKGQRCDMPMKLSVTRSGLKAETKQQGLTEYLPHRITYCIAPPAYPKIFCWVYKHEGKKMKPELRCHAVLCKKPNEPMLISNRLTDFLHSALQEYKREKILMQRSRKNAVTNGPCPKRKLLLQTGSLNFRPTLNKNKALSLLGSINEEEETVDDIENKINLNDEKKLNETTVKTILEKNEGSVCDYFDNDLLEEDEEERSFSKSCPVYYLPSTSGTSLDCDDFSMTSSNTQLDMYEKHNDVKLKRKFSLTKNEKDFHKESLGKILEKQKTIYGLSSSLNNISIEEDDDDDDRFIENKVNYNNFQNFPTSSFSLDVDCDKKIPNFSNENNLKEIFVRITDKEILLEEDDLSSYEKSQASSVDFESSTSSCSSIDEGFNVSDLSKLKNPKVELQFSKTSNNKDKDVDCISDESGYHEETFRLIHQEREKNANNINCKKNEENNQIVIHIDKKDKYADYEISDI, from the exons atgccaagtttatcaaatataaaagaaacctcattatttaatttaccatttaaaaagaaaagatcTTATACAATAAATCCACCTGATGACCAGTATAATGTTACTTATTTAGGTAATGTTTTAACAATCATTGGTAAAGGTAATGCTTCAATTGAAAAacctttaaatttaatatggAAAACCTTTTGCCAGAAAGGTCAACGTTGTGATATGCCTATGAAGTTGTCTGTTACCCGTTCTGGTTTAAAAGCTGAAACAAAGCAACAAGGTCTTACAGAATATTTACCCCATCGAATTACATATTGTATTGCACCACCTGCATatccaaaaatattttgttggGTATATAAACATGaaggtaaaaaaatgaaaccAGAATTAAGGTGTCATGCtgttttatgtaaaaaaccTAATGAACCAATGCTTATTAGTAATCGGTTAACTGATTTTTTACATTCAGCATTACAAGAATATAAGagagaaaaaattttaatgcaAAGATCAAGAAAGAATGCCGTTACTAATGGTCCATGCCCAAAAAGAAAGTTACTCCTTCAGACAGgatctttaaattttagaccaacattaaataaaaataaggcattatcattattaggTAGTATAAATGAGGAGGAAGAGACTGTAgatgatattgaaaataaaattaatttgaatgatgaaaaaaaattaaacgaGACAACTGTTAAAACAATActagaaaaaaatgaagGCTCTGTATgt GATTATTTTGACAATGATTTATTGGAAGAAGATGAAGAAGAAAGGTCTTTTTCAAAGTCATGTCCTGTTTATTATTTACCATCAACTTCCGGTACTTCATTAGATTGTGATGATTTTTCTATGACATCCTCTAATACCCAACTAGATATGTATGAAAAACATAATGACGTCaagttaaaaagaaaattttcactaacaaaaaatgaaaaagatttTCATAAAGAATCTTTAGGAAAAATActagaaaaacaaaaaactatttatgGGTTGTCttcttcattaaataatatatcaatagaggaggatgatgatgatgatgatagatttatagaaaataaagttaattataataatttccAAAATTTCCCAACCTCATCTTTTTCATTAGATGTGgattgtgataaaaaaataccaaattttagtaatgaaaataatttaaaagaaatatttgtaaGGATTActgataaagaaatattattggAGGAGGATGACTTAAGTTCATATGAAAAGTCACAAGCATCAAGTGTTGATTTTGAATCCTCAACATCCTCCTGTTCCTCTATTGATGAAGGTTTTAATGTTTCTGATCTTTCAAAACTTAAAAATCCAAAAGTTGAGCTACAATTTTCTAAAACTTCTAATAATAAGGATAAAGATGTTGATTGTATAAGTGATGAGAGTGGTTATCATGAAGAGACATTTAGACTTATCCATCAAGAACGGGAAAAAAATgccaataatataaattgtaaaaaaaatgaagaaaataatcAAATAGTGATACATATAGACAAAAAAGACAAATATGCTGATTACGAAATTAGTgacatttaa
- a CDS encoding FI20012p1, translating to MRCDELKMTEVDEIMTDADLEAALDDLNNDDGDITELLKLMNEHRMISWEEAEQIMAGSESAPVKSSLPPQTRPSEPDNDTDVDMTIYKLKNNDPSLKLINLNNMKRTPVPQIKRILEAMTNHEYVEKLQFANMGLYDNDIIELIDVIENNTNLKCINLETNYLSGEFFTKLFQAALVHETLEEVKAVNQGVIFSTIAEKEIIKAIFANHGLLKVSLNFRLPEGRHKVEQATLRNGEIRRVMRRKAAEEARKKEALEKDKNGDKNGNTNENTKGDKNSDNNTKNKENVEKKLTTKTNDNSAAPRILGSEIKEEDDDNQQNKKMEKPMPVYKKSIKPKSSPFSK from the exons ATGAGATGTGATGAG tTAAAGATGACAGAGGTCGATGAAATTATGACAGATGCTGATTTAGAAGCAGCATTGGATGATTTAAACAATGATGATGGTGATATTACAGAATTACTaa AATTAATGAATGAACATAGAATGATATCCTGGGAGGAGGCTGAACAGATTATGGCTGGTTCTGAGTCAGCTCCAGTCAAGTCAAGTCTTCCTCCACAAACTAGACCATCCGAACCTGACAATGATACGGATGTTGATATgacaatatataaattaaaaaataatgatccaagtcttaaattaataaatcttaATAATATGAAAAGAACTCCAGTTCCACAGATTAAACGTATCTTAGAAGCAATGACAAACCATGAGTATGTTGAGAAACTTCAATTTGCTAATATGGGTTTGTATGACAATGACATCATTGAATTGATAGatgttattgaaaataatacaaatttaaaatgtataaatttgGAGACAAACTACCTAAGTGGtgaattttttacaaaattatttcaagCAGCACTTGTTCATGAAACTTTAGAAGAAGTTAAAGCTGTTAATCAAGGTGTTATATTTAGTACAATAGCAGagaaagaaattataaaagcTATATTTGCAAATCATGGTCTTCTAAAAGTTAGTCTAAATTTTAGATTACCTGAAGGGAGGCATAAAGTTGAACAGGCTACATTAAGGAATGGTGAAATAA gACGTGTTATGAGACGTAAAGCTGCTGAGGAAGCAAGAAAAAAAGAGGCTttagaaaaagataaaaatggAGATAAAAATGGAAATACAAATGAAAATACAAAAGGAGATAAAAATAGtgataataatacaaaaaataaagaaaatgtaGAAAAGAAATTAACTACAAAAACAAATGATAACTCAGCAGCTCCCCGTATATTAGGTAGTGAAATTAAGGAGGAAGACGATGATaatcaacaaaataaaaaaatggagAAACCAATGCCTGTGTACAAAAAATCAATAAAACCAAAATCATCTccattttcaaaataa